A genomic region of Arachis stenosperma cultivar V10309 chromosome 9, arast.V10309.gnm1.PFL2, whole genome shotgun sequence contains the following coding sequences:
- the LOC130947688 gene encoding phosphoglucan, water dikinase, chloroplastic-like → MVNFNHIKGASSGGVILLPDAETQTSGAEAAACGRLSSLSFVSDKVYSDQGVPTSFRVPARAVLPFGSMELELENSNCTEIFRSLLEKIETAKLEGGELDELCHQLQQLISSLKPSKDVIESIERMFPSNARLIIRSSANVEDLVGMSAAGLYESIPNVCPSNPTVFGSAVSQVWASLYTRWAVLSHSAACVPYKEASMAVLVQEMLNKWIGNSK, encoded by the exons ATGGTTAACTTTAATCATATCAAGGGTGCTTCTTCTGGAGGAGTTATCTTGCTTCCTGATGCAGAAACACAGACTTCTGGCGCAGAGGCAGCTGCATGTGGTCGCTTATCTTCATTGTCCTTTGTTTCTGATAAAG TTTACAGTGATCAGGGAGTGCCGACTTCTTTTCGAGTTCCTGCTAGGGCTGTTTTACCATTTGGATCCATGGAATTGGAGCTAGAGAATAGTAACTGCACTGAAATATTTAGGTCGTTGTTGGAAAAGATAGAAACTGCAAAACTAGAGGGTGGTGAGCTTGATGAACTATGCCATCAACTGCAGCAATTGATTTCTTCCTTGAAGCCAtcaaaagatgtgattgaaagcATTGAGAGAATGTTTCCAAGCAATGCACGATTGATTATTCGTTCCAGCGCCAACGTTGAAGACTTGGTTGGAATGTCAGCTGCTGGACTCTACGAATCAATACCCAATGTTTGTCCTTCCAATCCAACAGTTTTTGGATCTGCAGTTAGCCAAGTGTGGGCTTCGCTATACACACGGTGGGCAGTTTTGAGTCACAGTGCTGCTTGTGTGCCATACAAGGAAGCTTCCATGGCAGTTTTAGTCCAAGAAATGCTAAACAAATGGATTGGAAATTCTAAATAA